From the genome of Ammospiza caudacuta isolate bAmmCau1 chromosome 12, bAmmCau1.pri, whole genome shotgun sequence:
CTTCTGGAAAACACATTACACATTGTCAGGATCAAACTCCTGAGACATCTTGTTTAAATCAAAGGGATTCTCAGCAccttctgtttcttttgaatATCCATCTGTGCAGAAAGAAcaaaccccagagctgctggggtaGGGGGAGGCACTGGCAAGGACCTTGGTCTGGGGTCACACTTGCTGGTGTCATCCTTTGCTTTGGTGCATTGTGCTGATGAGGAAAATTAGCTCAGTCCCTCTTGACAAGGAATGTTAATGATCTCCAAACACACAAGGAGCTTTAGAATCACAATAAGACTGCTGTTTCCCACACCACTACAAATTAACAGTACCAACAATAATCACTTTTCTTACCTTAAAGTGCTCTCCATAGAGGAATGCATTATTCCCTTTTATCTTCCCAAACACCATGATGACCTTCAGCCAGTTCAGCTCCTTTCAGTTACTAGTTCTGTAAAACCAGTATTTGGCCTGAAGTATTTGTGTAGGGACCCACTCAGATTTGAGTCCCCCCTGCCACACAACCAGACTAATTTACCTTTTTGTCACCTCTGTAacactttttttaaagtagcaaAGTTTTCCAGGGGTGAATTGTGGGCAGGAGGATGCAAATAAAGCTGAGTTTCAGCTGGGCTTgctggtgctcagcagcagagccttCCCTGCAGTCCCCCAGGCTTATAAGTgtgtgctggcccagccagctgtgcaccctcaaaccccaaacaccTTGCTTCCCCTTTCCTAATATGCACCTAATCAAATTAAGGCAGCAACTCATTATATGTGATGGTGCCCTTTCCTGCAAGGTCTCTCTGCTAACCTAAAATCTGGCAATAAACATGGAAGTGCCTCCAGTTTGGTGGGATATCAACGTTATTCTATAGCATATCTGTAATATCAATATTcatataatattaaaaattaatgcacACGTTTCTATTAATAATGAAATCACTGCAATATTAATAAAGTTAAAACACACATTGGCACAGATCTAAGTGCAGTGAATAAAGGGAAGTGTTTAATCCAGCCTCTCTCTTCACAGGCTGTGGGTATGGGGAATGAAATGGGGAATGAGGCTTTTCCCCTGCTCCAAGGAGTTTCCAGGGCTGCACAAGCTCTGTTCTATTTTCTCATCTGATTTCTCCTGCGAggaccttccttccttccttccttccttccttccttccttccttccttccttccttccttccttccttccttccttccttccttccttccttccttccttccttccttccttccttccttccttccttccttccttccttccttccttccttccttccttccttccttccttccttccttccttccttccttccttccttccttccttccttccttccttccttccttccttccttccttccttccttccttccttccttccttccttccttccttcccttccttccttccttccttccttccttccttccttccttccttccttccttccttccttccttccttccttccttccttccttccttccttccttccttccttccttccttccttccttccttccttccttccttccttccttccttccttccttccttccttccttccttccttccttccttccttccttccttccttccttccttccttccttccttccttccttccttccttccttccttccttccttccttccttccttccttccttccttccttccttccttccttccttccttccttccttccttccttccttccttccttccttccttccttccttccttccttccttccttccttccttccttccttccttccttccttccttccttccttccttccttccttccttccttccttccttccttccttccttccttccttccttccttccttccttccttccttccttccttccttcctcaaAAGCTGGctccagggaaaagcagaggggACTGCAGGGCCATTGACATTTGGAAATACTTGTGGTCATTGGTTTCCCTATTATGAGTGTAAAGCAAAGGTAAAGggtgccctcccagccccttccacTGCAGACAGAAATTAAAGGGActctgcaggtgtgctggggagAGGAAATCTCCCCAGGATGGGAGAAAAGATAATTGATTAGGGCAGAGTTTAGGAAATAATGGGGATGCAAAAGCTTAATCTTCCTTCCAGAACAATTCTCTCAAATCAACTAACCTCCATTGTGAGTGTCAAttaatggaaattaaattaCTAAAAGGGGAATCGTAATAATTATTGCCAAGTGAATATAGTGGGGATGTAGGACAGTGAGGTTTTGCCTTTATCTTTTCTACATCACAGGGAAGGTGTGGAGAAGCCCCTCAAGGATGAGTATGGGATAATGCATATCTCAAAGCTGCACCATCCAAATTCCCTGTCCAGGAGTGTCTGCAGGACACAGGAACTTCCACTGCTGCAGAGGGTGTGAACTCTGAACCCATGTAATTGGGGCCCTTCTCATTACCCAGATAAATGCTTAAAGCCACAAGTTAATTGGGACAAATTACAACTACAAAGTTGCTCTGCTCTTGTCTGATAAACTCTCCTAGGATCTGGCAGGTCTGAGGCAGTCCTTAGGTATAACTCTTTTACAATGTCCACTTTTTTACAATGATACAAACCAGGGCTACTGCATTCACTAGGTGAATTAGGCCAGCAGGAgatgaggagcagggctgctgtttCCTCCCATGGTTCAGTTTTTGtgctctgatttttaaaaatggagcAAGAGATGGGACCACAGGCACATTTGGACTGCTcctatttttcttcttgattttgtGTAAATTGAAGTCTGTGGTATTGAGCTTATTTTATGGGGGCAGACATGGACAGAAAAGCAGCCACCACACTTCCAGTGTGTTCTGCAAATCCAGGCTTTGGGGGTGCACAGGGTGTTTGGGGAGCCCTCCTATTTAGGGACAACGGTAGAACCAGGCTTGGGGGTTGGTTTTAAATCCAGGTTATGGGAATTTCTGCCGTGCTGGCATGTCACTTTGAACTCAGTAAATGACTTAGCCTTTCACCAGCCCTTTGGGTTAGTGTTGAGCCCCTCTGAGACTTCAGATCTAATACAGGCACTTTGTACCTGATCACATTAATGAAAACCAGATGTGAAATTACCCTTCAGTGGCACTTcagtcctttctttttttttttttttttttctatcaccACTGCAAAGGGGGAGGCAAAATTCAGAGGCACTGGAGTGGGTACCCTGTTTTCAGCCAGGAGAATACAATCTCTCCCAAGACTTTTATTTCCTTGCCATATGCAGAATCCACAAGGATCTGGCAATACCTAATCCACTTATTCTTTTCTGTCCCCCAGGGAAGGTTGTGGAGCCCAGTAGAAGGTACCTGGTAACTGCCAGGGATGTTTCTCCTCTCAGTTTTACAGGTCTGGCCTGGACACAGTGTGCTCACTCCTCCAACCCCCCCCATCTCCACCAGCAGCAAAGCGCGGATTGTTGAACGATGAATGACTTCACTTTTCCAGTTCCAGCATATGTTTGCATGTCTGAGAGCAAGAAACATGTGAATCTCACACAAACTGTTGGAATTCCAGCTCTGGGGACTGACAAGTAAATATGAAGTCACACAGCATTTCATAGAAAACCCACAAATCTTATGTTTGCTGGGCTAAAGTTGATCCTTTGAGGCACCAGCCAAGAAAAACCTCTCATATTATTTACACAAGATTCTTCCAAATTCTGAAACTGCAGCTTGATTGAGGAATTCATGCCTTGTAAACTACAAGTTTCCCAAAAAACAGCCAGAGGCACACAATCTTTTGCTAAGCTACCCATAAGGAGCTCTGCTAGCTTAGGTGGTGAATCAAGTGTGGGATAACAGATTATActgaataaaaatcaaaaaccaCAATGACAAAATAATgttataatattaaaataaatcaaatcaTACACTGCCATTATTCTGATACAGAATTTTTGCACAGCAAATTTGATACATATACAAGAAGTCAGGCAGCCTATTAAATAAACTTCAGGGttccatttttctttaatataaacTACATCTTAATACATAGTTTGAGATGATCAGGTAGTTTTACACCAATTCAAGTTACAACAGCTTCTCATCTTAGAACACTAAAATAAGTAAATCTTTTAATGCTCTGAAtactgaaatgttttgtttccaCGTGCCACTTTTTAAAAGTGTAAAAACTACATCTATTGGTTAAACCTTTACCCTAGAGGTGTGCCTAACttacaaataaaattatattaataaagaTATTAAATGCAATGTAAATACAGTTCTTTTGGCAATTGTCACATGCTTCACACTCTGCTGTTATCCAACTCTCAGTTCAATTCAGGTCTTCCAAAGTGTAAAGATGTGGCCAAATTTTTCCAAAACTGGCAATAAACTTGGATGTTTTCATTCTGGGGTTATACTAGAACCATGAAGCCCACAAAATTATTCAGGAATGGTCAAGCCCCTGCCCTCAGAGAGAGTTTTGCTCTAGTAGATGTTGTTTGGCTACCCCAAAATGAAATCATCCTCCACTGCGAGTCCCTCCTGAAAACCTTGGCCACAACAGCAGTGTCTCATCTCCAGCTGATGTTGGTGAGGCAGGGAAGGGGTGCAGGCTTTCCCCTGGCAAGTACCCCTTTTTTTGGTCACGACAACGAGAGAACAAAAATACTGAGCGGCTCTTTGGAGTGCAGAACAGTTCCTGCTAAAAGAAGACATCTTCTTTCCTGAAGTCTGGCAGACACCTGAAcctgctgggagcagtcctgaggcaggccaggccgggcaggcaggggcaggtgtGGTGCATCCTCCGCCCCGGGaagggcacctggggacagagcaaGCACATCAGCTTGTTGGGGTGGTTATTTCATCCTTTTCACAAACAGGATGGGACTGCTGGGGTACATTCCTTGAGCTTTATCTGCAGCATCAGCCTCATGACGTGGGTGCGACAATAGGAAGTTGGCAATACatacagccagcagcagccaaagatTTCTTTGTTACAGAACGGCTTTAAAACTTTTTAGCTAATAACAAATTTACTATTCCCCACAATCAGTGGCAGGGAGAGCCACGGCACTGATGGCTGGGGGGATGAAACGGGAGGAATattggggaaatggggaatgcTGCCCAGTTCCCTCCCTTCAGAGCCAGAGTTCCCCAcgagctgcagcacagagcagatggcaaaggcagccccagtgtacacccagcccagccacgTTAAGAGCAGGATGTTAACAGTCATGTTGCTGTGTAAATCTACATCTGTGACACATGTTCTCCATTTACTGCCATTTCATAAAGGAGTTTGTTGTGAAACTACACTGGCCTTTAACATCACGTTTTGTGGTGCCACTGTGAAGGGTTTTCTGCGTGTCCCAAACGCTGCCTTGTCacatggcacagagcaggaaccTTGGGATCCCGTGGAaatcaggctggaagggacctctggagtcACCTTGCCTGACCTCCCTGTGGGCAGGATCCTTTTCACCACAGGGCAGAGGTTTCTCATTTCAtcccagcctcctccagccacattgtgctgcagggagcacataTGGAGTAGATTAGACAAATTTAATTGTGCCATGACATCACGCACTGACAATCTTCAACAACTTGGTCACAAGCTCTGTCTCTTACAGGAGCCAAAAGGGACAGCCCAGTGGGAAGTGTCTGGGAGCCGTGGTGCTGCCAGCTGGCAGCACACACTGAGCATTCCCTGGATGCAGCAAAGGAGGCACAGAGGTGCAAAGCCTCTGCTaccagccaggcaggcagcccTAATTCCCTCACTTCCAGATGTCTGTGTGGTTGAAGCCTAAAATTTTAATATTCCAAGATTTTCTTGTGTCTGTGCACAAACTTTGTCTTTAAGAGAGTCCCACACAGTCCTCCATGCATGGTGGCAAGCACCAGCCTGACTCCAGTGAcaccctgctggggcaggaggtggGCACGGGGCTCACATCCCCTGAAATACCCTGGGCCAGCACCATCtgaagagcagccccaggataTGTTGTGGGTTTCCATGTGCCACCCACCACAGCCCCTCTACTCCAGTGTGAGCAGAGGCaactgttgcagacatcttttcattaaaaatcctttccttaggattttttccttctgagaagctgagaggcctcagaaacaaaatgtaagcaatggttatgtgctgctgtggactgcaacaggtgcatctgtgattggtctcatgtggttgtttggaattaatggccaatcatggcacagctggctctctctctgtccGAACCACAGACCTTTGTtgattcattcttttctattcttagcccagccttctgatgagaacttctttcttctattctttagtatagttttaatgtaatatatatcatgaaataataaatcaagccttctgtaacatggagtcagatcctcatctcttccctcatcctaagacccctgtgaccactgtcacaggCAACAACCTCCCACCCCTGCTGGGGATCCCCATGGGAATCACCCCTTTGGGTGCTCACACCCAGCACTGCACCAAACCCAAATCCTGAGCTCTCAGCCTCCTGACAACTCAGTGATTTATTCTGAACCTTCCACTTGCTGCAAGGAAACGTTCCTTTCATTCCCCATGCTGCCCAACCTCACCTGCCTGCAAaccctgcctggccctgcctcAGACCTGGCCTAGAAATTCCAGCTGGGACTGCTAATGGCATCGGTCCATCACCATCTAGGTGTTGAGAAGGAAACCAGAAGGTGGAACCCCAGCTGCCAGTCATCTCCTCCAGTTATCTCCTGGCTCCTCTGGATGTCCCCGAGGTGCCATGGCCATGGTGGTGCCTGATTTTGATCTATCCTGCAGTAAATGAAAAGTTTTGGTGATCAGGGCACCCAGCTGCTCCCTACACAAGTATTTACCAGACAGGAACCACTGAGCAAACCCTCCATCCTTAAAATAAACTCATTTCACGTTCTCCAGTAAATCAATTTGGTTTGTGTTTCTCAGGAAGATCAGtggagaaattaaaattaacctCATAAAGCTTATAAACATCAGTGACTTAGTGTCTGGGGTGGACAGGCATCTACTCTGATTGTAATTATGCAGGCAGTCAGCTTGAAATATATCAGACAGTTTAAATTATTGCCCAATAACAATAAGCTCATAAAACCCTCTAGAAGTCAATTTCTCTTATCCTAATTCCTGGTAATGGAAAGAGCCCTTACAAGAAGAACCTGCTACATTACATAGTAAAAATGACCATTTGGTCCCCAATATCACAgcagaagtttttaaaatttaactgcAATAAAATAGAGCCTTAAATTTCCtaaaactgagaaaataaaCTGAGAAGCCAGGCCTTGGAAGAAAGTGAGAGAGGCAGCTAACTAGCTGCACATTTATGATCTGAATTTATTGCCTCATATCTTCCACTTGTGATGACTCTTGGCCTGTGCAAGAGCACAGAGTCATCCCTGAGGATTACTCTGAAGACCATCAACTTCTCAAATTCCCTGGTAACATCTCACCCAgtcttttgtgttttaaataagCAGCTTTTTTCATATTGCATAAGAAATACATAATTATATAGCCTTAAATAAATGTACTTGCTAAAATCATTGTATTAATAATAcagtgtgtgtatatatgtatatatacatggatatttaaaattaataggtagaacagaaacaaagagaGTCTGTGGAGACTTTTCTCAAGTCCAAATGTGTGTCAACGCTTTCTCAATGCATCAGCTGTCCCAACACTAACTGGTGACATTTTTATGCTTGTGACAGGATCCTGTCCACTGCCACTGGGGTTGGTGGCActtgctgtgctcctgctcacaCCAGGAGGgattggcagggctgggcttgggAGCTGCCAGCGCTGTTTCGGATCAGgcaacaaaacaaagcagcaacAACAAACTAATAAGAAAACAATCTGGGAAGCATGTAGTGCTTTCATCCTCTGATTCCCTTCAGCATAATTCTGACACTAATGCACTTCCTTACGTAGGAGCCTTCATCTCTGCTCCCATACAGACACAATGGCTGGATATTGTACAGAACGGGAAGCTTCCCTGCCTTTCCACCACATCTAGGCTTTGTGCCACGTGCTGTAGAGCTCAGGAcacccctccagcccccagTGAGGTACTCACTCTGTGGCTCAGGGGGTGGCAGTCGTCTCCCAGGCTGCCCATGGGGGTGCACATCCTGAGGCTGCGGATCCAGAGGCTGACGGCGCAGCACATCCCGGCCCCGCACTGCTGGTCTCGGTCACAGGCCTGCGTGCGACACAGCATCGAGCAAATTACACGAATAATAAATGCAGTCCAGAAATAGGATGGATCAGGtgctcaggagctgcctctggcaCCCCTAAGTTATCATGGCTCATTAAGGCTGGATAATAAGATTTAAGGCTGGTTTGCAATACTCGTGTCTCCCTTGGATTGCAACGTGCAGGCTCCTGGCACATTTTGGAGTTGGGACCAGGTTGTTTAAAGCCAGgaccacacacagagctgctctgggccaaATCCAGGACTGTCAGTGATTTACAGTCCAAACTTGTGAGCACTGATGGCATGTGCCACTCgctttcccagctcccacatCAGAGCCTGAGTGAGCTCAGGCAGGAGCAAGGACCAACCACACCAAACTTGTCACCAAAAGAGTCACCAAACCACTCTTATGGAGAAGCTGAGATAGGAAAACATCCATTAATTTAATGACTTTTAAGGTAACTATTCCTTCTAACCTCACATGACAATACCATGGTTGTGAGTGCCCTTGCAGCACTGCATGAGAGTTTTGTTAGGGAAGTCCAAGTGGAAGTAGCTAAAACAATAGTTTAAATGTGGATTCTGTGGTTGTTATGTAGAATTACACATAGCTAAAAGAGGTCTTAAGAAAAGCTTTCCATAAGTGTCCACATGCaaaaaaaatgctgctgtggTAGCATTCCCCTTCACGGGaggcaaaaaaatattttagccaCTTACCCAATACAGCTTAGATAAGCAGAAACCAAAATGCAAACTAGTGGGTATGTCTTGAAACCCACAAACCATGGAGAGCAATTGACACATTAGGGTTTGAAAACAAGCTACTGTACATCTTTCAGTTACTTTTTAATCAAAAGTTTATATAGATTTAATGCAAAAACCAGTCTCGTTTCTCCAGTGAGAAATGCCATCAAAGGTTCTGCTTACATCCTGAATGTAAGCTTGATTACCTCACTGCTCTGGGtgtctggcagcagcagtgagagaTGGAAGGCACTGGTCAGCACTACGTAAATGGGAAACTCATAAAAACATACGTAAATGTTGATAACAGCTCTGGGGAAGGCACATTCCCAGAGTAAACATGCTCTTGAGGGGAAAACTCACTGATCTTACCTTGGGATTTACATGATAAATGGCTTTAGACTGTACTCACTGGGTAAATATTGCACTGACCAGCAGGAGCCAGATCAAAATACATGTGTAAAGCTCAGTCAGTAGTTTAGGAAGAAGCTGTTGCATTAGGATcattattaaatatttgtgtGTGACCCAAACAGCTCCTaaacacagagctctgtgctgcaggtaaGTCCAAACACAGAGCATTTGCTTGTAAGACTAATATGGCCATAAAAATATCACTCTAGCTTGGCAGATAGATTATACTCACTTTCTGACctctctcttaaaaaaaaataaaataataataatttgaaagTACTCTAATGATATTATTTTACCATAGTcacaaataaaaatgcaggTCCAGTGATTTTGGCTGCCACCAGCACACCAATGTCCACTGCTCAGCTGGAGTCACAGGCTCTGCTATTTCTCACTTGCCAGTTCCTGACTCCCTTTTTTTCTTAGTTATGTATCTCAAAGTCCATTCATCTCTGTGGGACTGGTCCTGGGGTGAAATACCACTCAGCTGAAAAACCCCCCTGGGTGTGTTCTACCAAACAAGTGTCTTGAATGTCCGGGCTGAACAATTTCTTTCCTGACCTCACACACGCATATTTACATCTGGCAGAACTTTTAAGGCTCCTTTTCCAAAAATGtatgacaagttttgaaaatatTCGACCCAAGTGTTCCTGCCCACACCTTATCTGCAATGTgtaattcctgctgctcctcctaaACTTCCCCAAACACCACATGAGCACCTCATTTAAACACAGTTTTCCAGAAAATCAGCCCAAGAATATGTCCCAGGTGAAATTCCAGCTGCAAAGGCAACAGGTTTCAGCACAAGAACTACCACTGAATTGAGGAAAGCTTGAAAAAAGTCTTTaatctggaaaggaaaaacaccTTTCAGGCTCAGGGGTTGGGGAACACCTACGTCAGCTCTCATCTGAGATTTGCCTGTTCATCAAAAGCCAAAAATGCATCAAAGTGGTTTAAGCAGAAATGCTCTGCAATAGTTAATAAAGTAACATTTTCTAGTTGTAATctatttttactttttgaaGCTGCCTTGTTCTTGATCTATTATTCAGTGCCTCACAATTACTTTATTTAATGGGTTAATTATGCTTTAAAGGTGTAGCCACAATTCTAATAACAGATAACTGCTCCTCTGTTGCTGGGAATGTTTCTACTTAAAAGAAACTTGAAATCctcaattattaaaaaattccttcacatTCTCtgctctaaaaaaaaaaaataatcagtccTTGGAACTGATCTGACTTCCAGAGAAATGCCCACAAGCTGTTTCATGGACTTCAGGGGTCCAGACAGGGAGCCTGGAGAGCCACAGAGAAATCCACTGCTGTGAGTGCAACTTCTGATGGTTACAAAAGACATGTGAGCTCTCAAAGGAATGCAAATGCTGAGTTATTAATCCAAAGCAAACACTTAAAAAATCATTTAACTAAAAAGTGATGCAATGCTTTGGGTTAAATAAcgtctttaggaaaaaaagtattttcacaGCCAGAGTAAATCTTGAGcctaaaaacaacaacaacagagaCTTATTTGCAAGGGGTGGCTTTTGTGGGGGAAATGCTACAGTCataggcaaagaaaaaaaagaaggaaaacagagtTTTCTGAGGATTGTAATCCTGCCCTATACATGGAGGGGCTGGCGGAACTTGGGGTGCACAGTGGGCAGCGCAATGCCCTGAGCCAGACCCTCTCAGAGCACgtttggggacagctggggctgcatgCAGGGAGATGGGagacagctccagccctggaaaagcagcaggaatctGCATGCTCCCGGACCAGCCTGGAGAGAGCCCTCCGAAGACATCCCTCACCCCAAAGGAACAGACCCCACATTGTGGCATCCCCTCACCTCAGAGACCCACGGGTCCTGGCATTGCCCACCGCAGAGACTGACACATCCTGCCATCACTCACCTCAGAGAGACCCCAGGCTCTGATACCACTGAATCCAGACCATCCCTCATCCCTAGAGATGCCACGGCCGGTACCACTTACCCCAGACGGACCCCAAGCCCTGTCACCTCTCAGCACCTGGCACTGCTCTCCCTCCCATGCCCTCGTTATCACTTATCCCAGCTCTGGCCATCCGTCACCGCACTcggcacagctccatcctggcatGGCTGAGTGCGGACAGACCCCGAGCCTCGGCAGCGCAGAGAGCAGAGAtgcccagggagcagccccgggcGACAGAGCGCTCCCCTCTCTCCGGGCATCCCGCATGGCAGAGCGCTCCCCTCTCCCTGGGCACCCCTTACAGCAGAGCGCTCCCTCTCTCCGGGCATCCCGCTCCCCTCTCTCCGGGCATCCCGCACGTCAGAGCGCTCTCCTCTGCCTGGGCATCCCGCACGGCATCCCGCTCCCCTCTCCGAGCATCCCGCTCCCCTCTCCCCGGGCATCCCGTAGAGCCGAGCGCTCCCTTCTCCGGGCATCCCGCACGGCAGAGCGCTCCCCTCTCTCCGTGCATCCCGCTCCTCTCTCCCTGGGCATCCCGCACGGCAGAGCGCTCCCCTCTCCCCGGGCACCCCTTATCCCGGGCAGTTCTCCCAGTCCCGCTATCACTTCCCGCGAACAAACCCCAACACCCGTCCCGCCGCCGCGGCGGAGCCCTCTGTCCCtccgtccctctgtccctctgtccctccgtCCCTCCGTGCGGTGAGGTCGGTGCCGAGCGGCGGCGCTCACCCCGGCGCTCACCCCGGTGATGACGGCTCCGTGTCCCGCggccagcagcagcgccagcagcaccagcagcagcggcagcagcggcggcagcgccggcggGGCTCCGCGCAGGCTCCGCATGGTGCGGCGCAGCGAGCCGGGCTCGGAGCCGCCCCGCCGTTATAAAGCCGGGGCTGAGTCACCCCCgcccggcagcgccgcggccgcggggccgcgctGACACCGCACACACCGCACACACACCGTGCACACGCCGTGCACACACCGCACACATTGCACACACACCGTGCACACGCCGCGCACACCGCACACACCGCACACACACCGCACACACCGCACACACACCGTGCACACACCGTGCACACACCGCACACATTGCACACaccgcacacacacacacaccgcGCTCACACCGCACACACCGCACACATTGCACACACACCGCACACaccgcacacacacacacacaccgcGCTCACACCGCACACACCGCACACATTGCACACACACCGCACACACCGCACACACACCGCACACACCGCACACATTGCACACACACCGTGCACACCGCACACATTGCGCACACACCGCACACACCGCACACACCGCACACACACCGTGCACACACCGCACACACCGCACACACCGCACACACCGCACAAATACCGCACACACCGCACACACACCGCGCTCACACCGCACAAATACCGCACACACACCGCACATCGCACACACACCGTGCACCGCACACACCGTGCCCAGGTGCACAGCTGagggaaaaggggcaggggggacATCCCAGGGGAACATCCCACAgcacactggggacatcccGCATAGCTCTGCGGGACCTGGGCTTAGCCGGGAACATCACAAAGAAcgtcccagggctcgggggaAATCCCACCGTGTGGCTGAAGGACTGACCGCAGCAGGCGTGGTGGGGtcctcccagggctggctggggtACACCCTGTAGCAGGTATGAGGCTGTCCCATAGGAGGTCTAGGGGTTCATCCCAAGGGTGGCTATGGACATCCCACTGCAGATTAGGGAGCAGAGAGGCATCCAACAGCAGTTTAGGGGAGAAACATCCCACAACATATTGGGGACATCATGTAGCAAGCTgggagcaggacacagcaggtGTTGAGGAAATCCCCACATAtttc
Proteins encoded in this window:
- the PROK2 gene encoding prokineticin-2 encodes the protein MRSLRGAPPALPPLLPLLLVLLALLLAAGHGAVITGACDRDQQCGAGMCCAVSLWIRSLRMCTPMGSLGDDCHPLSHRVPFPGRRMHHTCPCLPGLACLRTAPSRFRCLPDFRKEDVFF